A part of Aegilops tauschii subsp. strangulata cultivar AL8/78 chromosome 2, Aet v6.0, whole genome shotgun sequence genomic DNA contains:
- the LOC109752203 gene encoding uncharacterized protein, whose protein sequence is MAFGQEAIEQLSQELVGGYNINARLLALLRRGPLDRRGQERAAAMSQELSRVFMVSLFMLSSRESNRPVVDRMASPAATITDGSIDDRAPAKDMRICGGEEVAPPRKGRENEVTKKEITASPHSDGYQWRKYGQKNIHKRKFARSYYKCMFSHDLGCRAKKTVQQQDSSSGDRPMFQVTYLHKHRCQQQTVPPGEATRSGHFDPQPQHAELDDDTMASCLAMVIGGAAPAGPPSSSLPSPPPVGAIPDGGRTPSPLDVSTGLDAEISCGSPFAPVKAPAGPSSSSSPSSLPVEAIGSSDPAVYVPAGGGLSPCTDAMAMDDIYFPCGPLFSPVAARPISRPDDVPMAVARFTDTTSAWPHYS, encoded by the exons ATGGCCTTCGGGCAAGAGGCCATAGAACAACTATCGCAGGAGCTCGTCGGCGGGTACAATATCAACGCGAGGCTCCTGGCATTGCTGCGCCGCGGCCCCCTCGACAGACGTGGACAGGAGAGGGCCGCAGCGATGAGCCAGGAGCTCTCCCGGGTGTTCATGGTGTCTCTGTTCATGCTCAGTTCTCGAGAGAGCAACAGACCGGTGGTAGACAGGATGGCATCGCCAGCGGCAACGATCACTGATGGTAGCATCGATGATCGGGCTCCGGCGAAGGACATGCGTATCTG TGGTGGAGAAGAGGTTGCTCCCCCCAGGAAGGGCAGAGAAAACGAGGTTACCAAGAAGGAGATTACAGCCTCGCCTCACAGTGATGGTTACCAATGGAGAAAATACGGACAAAAGAACATTCACAAAAGAAAATTTGCAAG GTCCTACTACAAATGCATGTTTAGCCATGACCTCGGCTGCAGAGCGAAGAAGACGGTGCAGCAGCAGGATAGTAGCAGCGGCGATCGTCCTATGTTCCAGGTCACCTACCTGCACAAGCACAGGTGCCAACAACAAACAGTGCCTCCCGGAGAAGCTACCAGGAGCGGCCACTTCGATCCTCAACCTCAACACGCCGAATTGGATGACGACACCATGGCCTCGTGCCTCGCCATGGTCATCGGAGGAGCTGCGCCTGCAGGTCCGCCGTCCTCGTCGTTGCCGTCGCCGCCACCCGTGGGAGCGATCCCTGACGGCGGGCGTACGCCGAGCCCGCTGGACGTGAGCACGGGCCTGGATGCGGAGATCTCGTGCGGCTCGCCATTTGCTCCGGTGAAGGCACCTGCaggtccgtcgtcgtcgtcgtcgccgtcctcGCTGCCCGTGGAAGCGATCGGCTCGAGTGATCCAGCGGTGTACgtgccggccggcggcggactcTCCCCGTGCACGGACGCTATGGCGATGGACGATATTTACTTCCCGTGCGGCCCGCTGTTTTCTCCCGTCGCGGCTCGGCCCATCAGTCGTCCGGACGATGTGCCCATGGCTGTTGCTAGGTTTACAGACACAACGTCAGCGTGGCCACACTACTCGTGA